Proteins encoded within one genomic window of Thermus sp. LT1-2-5:
- a CDS encoding type II secretion system protein, translating to MAKGLTLIELALVLLMAGILAAVAVPRYLDLQTQARKAQRQEALRNLRSAYAIFVAQNKTVPTWNQLKALLGNPLDLRLSSSCPSGTTVAYWDHNQNASCNAGERLAYLYADEACSVFLIAVSPTTVTVPIRCLRGHPDTLE from the coding sequence ATGGCAAAGGGCTTGACCCTGATAGAACTTGCCCTCGTCCTCTTAATGGCGGGGATCCTCGCTGCCGTGGCCGTACCCCGATATCTAGACCTGCAAACGCAAGCCCGCAAAGCCCAACGGCAAGAGGCCCTACGAAACCTACGCTCCGCCTACGCCATCTTCGTAGCCCAAAACAAAACCGTACCCACCTGGAACCAGCTGAAAGCCCTTTTGGGAAACCCCTTGGACCTTCGGCTTTCCTCCTCTTGTCCCTCGGGAACCACGGTGGCCTACTGGGACCACAACCAAAACGCCTCCTGCAACGCCGGGGAGCGCCTGGCCTACCTCTATGCGGATGAAGCCTGTTCGGTCTTCCTCATCGCGGTGAGCCCCACCACGGTCACCGTGCCCATCCGTTGCCTCCGGGGCCATCCGGATACCCTAGAATAG
- a CDS encoding prepilin-type N-terminal cleavage/methylation domain-containing protein, with translation MGKGFTLIELALVLVILGILAAIAVPRFVDLSLQAEQAAARKTLLALNSTVRILTVQLRRPPGLDEVWAALDSPYKKDTWEEPFLKRNPYGSYNYQIILRYRPGREYCMDGYNPFGQLAKAGDPATEPEARIVVFRPYTSGISAYCQGAF, from the coding sequence ATGGGGAAAGGCTTCACGCTTATAGAGCTTGCCCTCGTCCTGGTGATCCTTGGCATCCTAGCAGCCATCGCGGTGCCCCGGTTCGTGGACCTCTCCCTCCAGGCGGAGCAGGCTGCCGCCCGGAAAACCCTTCTGGCCCTCAACTCCACGGTGCGCATCCTCACCGTGCAGCTAAGGCGCCCTCCAGGCCTGGACGAGGTGTGGGCGGCCTTAGATTCCCCTTACAAAAAGGACACCTGGGAGGAGCCCTTCCTCAAGCGGAACCCCTACGGCAGCTACAACTACCAGATCATCCTTCGCTACCGGCCAGGACGGGAGTACTGCATGGACGGGTATAACCCCTTTGGCCAGCTGGCCAAAGCAGGGGACCCCGCCACCGAACCCGAGGCCCGCATTGTGGTCTTCCGCCCATACACCTCGGGGATCAGCGCCTATTGCCAGGGAGCGTTCTGA
- a CDS encoding prepilin-type N-terminal cleavage/methylation domain-containing protein encodes MNPYRAHVLASSKGFSLVEVALALLLLAVLILIVNALSSTIQSGGGTQIAQDGLFVAETLLEEDASLANCPSTQSLTLGGKTYEVCQSSRSEALSTISREITTIKVYEGAQLLAEVTRVEVSPSSPPPIAGSCAPGNRRQVILSLPPTGNTYTAFSLSWSPNTPANQRLRQITQITPLPLILYFGNYASGSGFANLLWPLSLTANTQIRLQFSRNFSRNTTYTFSLRLRDALGREYTVSPCEVRW; translated from the coding sequence ATGAACCCCTATAGGGCACATGTCTTGGCTAGCTCCAAGGGGTTCAGCCTTGTTGAAGTAGCCCTGGCCCTCCTTCTGTTGGCCGTCCTCATCCTAATTGTCAACGCCTTGTCCTCCACAATCCAAAGCGGAGGAGGCACGCAAATAGCCCAGGACGGGCTCTTTGTGGCGGAAACGCTTTTAGAAGAGGACGCCTCTTTGGCAAATTGTCCCAGCACGCAGAGCCTCACCTTGGGGGGGAAAACCTATGAAGTCTGCCAAAGCTCAAGGAGCGAAGCGCTCTCTACCATTTCCCGGGAAATCACCACGATAAAGGTATACGAAGGAGCCCAGCTCTTGGCCGAGGTAACCCGGGTAGAAGTGTCTCCCTCGAGCCCACCCCCCATCGCCGGCAGCTGCGCTCCCGGGAACCGGAGACAGGTTATCCTCTCGCTACCCCCCACGGGAAACACGTACACCGCATTTTCCCTAAGTTGGTCACCTAACACCCCCGCTAATCAAAGGTTGCGACAAATTACACAAATAACCCCTTTACCCCTAATTCTCTACTTCGGGAACTATGCCTCAGGAAGCGGATTTGCAAACCTCCTCTGGCCCCTCTCCCTAACCGCTAACACCCAAATCCGCCTGCAGTTCTCCAGAAATTTCTCTAGGAACACGACCTATACCTTTAGCCTTCGCTTGCGCGACGCCCTGGGTAGGGAGTACACGGTAAGCCCGTGCGAGGTGAGATGGTGA
- a CDS encoding prepilin-type N-terminal cleavage/methylation domain-containing protein produces MVKRQGLTLTELAVVILLVGLLALALSTLLLSGTRSQGEGALLQAQALMADLRNSLGKDLRSATNVGLTASSTTGFVVQVSASPNPLCVQYRLQAGRLQRASWTATNCGSGTNSGFQDLLAPALLPNAAFCYGDEGVYLMDAPCDSSTLNGKALTLRIGGRDYRFPPLVVTLRSG; encoded by the coding sequence ATGGTGAAGCGACAGGGCCTAACCTTGACGGAGCTAGCCGTGGTGATCCTCCTGGTAGGCCTCTTGGCCCTAGCCCTTTCCACCCTGCTCCTTTCCGGCACGCGTAGCCAAGGGGAAGGCGCCCTTCTGCAAGCCCAAGCCCTGATGGCAGACCTCAGGAACTCCCTGGGCAAGGACCTGCGTAGCGCCACCAACGTGGGCCTTACCGCCAGCAGCACCACGGGCTTCGTGGTCCAGGTAAGTGCCTCGCCGAACCCCCTTTGCGTGCAGTACCGTTTGCAAGCGGGCCGCCTCCAAAGGGCTTCGTGGACAGCAACCAACTGCGGCAGTGGCACGAACAGCGGTTTCCAGGATCTCCTTGCCCCCGCCCTTCTTCCCAACGCCGCCTTCTGTTATGGGGATGAGGGCGTCTACCTCATGGATGCGCCCTGCGACTCCAGCACCCTCAACGGCAAAGCCCTCACCCTAAGAATAGGGGGACGGGACTACCGCTTCCCACCCTTAGTCGTAACCTTGCGCAGCGGATAA
- a CDS encoding GspE/PulE family protein has translation MQRPKLGELLLRLGYLSEEQLQTALEEQARTGDLLGQILLRRGYVKEEDLAQVLADQQRAPLVRLAELSPDPQALRLLDPRFAREKRVFPFRVEGNRLHVAMAHPSDLALLDELRFLTGKEIVPYLAPDREILEALDRLLAEEARPKAETRREEAAQVDLTLEAMPAVRLGQALLERAIALTASDLHLDPEETHLAVRARVDGVIQELERLPKDLEAPLAARFKVLAGMDIAERRRPQDGHFTFPFEGKRYEVRVASVGSLHGEKLTLRIIYPTGVRLGLTELGMLPEELALFQKLLRKPHGILFVTGPTGSGKTTTLYAALDRLYTREKTFVTIEDPVEFPLEGVVQIPVQPKIGLTFAEALRSVLRLDPDVILVGEVRDTETLDTALRAALTGHLVLATLHANDAIAAVTRLLEMGAERHLLASTLLGTVAQRLVRRVCPQCARPQPLSEEARLFFGEEAPEMEVRGEGCPFCRGTGYKGRVGLYEVYAPDREALYRLGQGASEGELRELAKAQGHRDLRAVGLHQVRAGVTTGSELLRVLGIWE, from the coding sequence TTGCAAAGGCCCAAGCTCGGTGAACTCCTCCTGCGCCTTGGGTACCTCAGCGAAGAGCAACTCCAGACCGCCCTAGAGGAGCAGGCCCGCACCGGGGACCTCCTAGGGCAGATCCTCCTGCGGCGGGGCTATGTGAAGGAGGAAGACCTGGCTCAGGTTCTGGCCGATCAGCAGCGGGCCCCCCTTGTCCGCCTCGCGGAGCTTTCTCCCGACCCCCAGGCCCTACGCCTTCTAGACCCCCGCTTCGCCCGGGAAAAGCGGGTCTTTCCCTTCAGGGTGGAGGGCAACCGCCTCCATGTGGCCATGGCCCACCCCTCGGACCTGGCCCTCCTGGACGAGCTCCGCTTCCTCACGGGAAAAGAAATCGTGCCCTACCTGGCCCCGGACCGGGAAATCCTCGAGGCCCTGGACCGCCTCTTGGCCGAGGAAGCCCGGCCCAAGGCGGAAACCCGACGGGAGGAAGCCGCCCAGGTGGACCTAACCCTGGAGGCCATGCCTGCGGTGCGCCTGGGCCAAGCCCTCTTGGAGCGGGCCATCGCCCTCACCGCCAGCGACCTTCACCTAGACCCAGAGGAAACCCATCTGGCGGTTCGGGCCCGGGTGGATGGGGTAATCCAAGAGCTAGAGCGGCTTCCCAAGGACCTGGAAGCCCCCCTCGCCGCCCGCTTCAAGGTCTTGGCGGGCATGGACATCGCCGAAAGGCGCCGTCCCCAAGACGGCCACTTCACCTTCCCCTTTGAGGGCAAGCGTTATGAGGTGCGGGTGGCCTCCGTGGGGAGCCTCCACGGGGAAAAACTCACCCTGCGCATCATCTACCCCACGGGGGTGCGGCTCGGCCTGACGGAGCTTGGGATGCTCCCCGAGGAGCTCGCCCTTTTCCAAAAGCTTCTGCGCAAGCCCCACGGCATCCTCTTCGTCACCGGCCCCACGGGAAGCGGCAAGACCACCACCCTCTACGCCGCCTTGGACCGCCTGTACACCCGCGAGAAGACCTTCGTCACCATCGAAGACCCCGTGGAGTTTCCCTTGGAAGGGGTGGTGCAGATCCCCGTGCAGCCCAAGATCGGCCTCACCTTCGCCGAGGCCCTGCGGAGTGTCCTCCGCCTGGACCCCGACGTGATCCTGGTGGGGGAGGTGCGGGACACGGAAACCCTGGACACCGCCCTCCGGGCCGCCCTCACCGGGCACCTGGTCCTGGCCACCCTCCACGCCAACGACGCCATCGCCGCCGTGACCCGGCTTTTGGAAATGGGCGCGGAAAGGCACCTCCTCGCCTCCACCCTCCTCGGCACCGTGGCCCAACGCCTGGTGCGCCGGGTCTGCCCCCAGTGCGCCCGGCCCCAGCCCCTTTCCGAAGAGGCCCGCCTCTTCTTCGGGGAGGAAGCGCCCGAGATGGAGGTGCGGGGGGAGGGGTGTCCTTTTTGCCGGGGCACGGGGTACAAGGGACGGGTGGGCCTTTACGAGGTCTACGCCCCGGACCGGGAAGCCCTCTACCGCCTGGGCCAAGGCGCCAGCGAGGGGGAACTGCGGGAGCTCGCAAAGGCCCAGGGGCACCGGGATCTGCGGGCGGTGGGGCTTCACCAGGTGCGGGCAGGGGTCACCACGGGGAGCGAGCTTTTGCGGGTGCTGGGCATCTGGGAGTAG
- a CDS encoding type II secretion system F family protein, translating to MRFLYEATDEKGERIYRGVLEAETPQGARRRLREMGLYPLRLERVRRPTRRRVPLPELVLFMEEFATLVGAGVSVAQALHTLSLESRHPLLKEAARGVRERVEGGEGLAQAMGAYPEVFPPLVRALVGAAEVGGALEVVLRRIAEYLDKSHDLREKVRTALLYPSFVVAVLVLVVAVLLLFVIPVFARLYGAAGAELPWPTRFLIGTSFFVRQNGLWLLLLLVGLAYFLRAYHQTPGGARLLDGFLLKLPLVGPVLHKAAMARFARTLATLYEGGVLITQALEATRNTLGNAALAEALDRVLERVVRGESLSAAMGREPLFLPILVRLTLVGEEAGSLDQMLYQAAFHLEREVDYGVKRLSSSIEPTLILVLGGIMLVVALALYLPLFDLSRILRR from the coding sequence ATGCGCTTCCTCTACGAAGCCACGGACGAGAAAGGCGAACGGATTTACCGAGGCGTCCTCGAGGCGGAAACCCCGCAAGGGGCGAGGCGCCGCCTCCGGGAAATGGGGCTCTACCCCTTGCGCCTGGAGAGGGTAAGGCGACCCACCAGAAGGCGGGTACCCCTTCCCGAGCTCGTCCTCTTCATGGAAGAGTTCGCCACCTTGGTGGGGGCGGGGGTATCCGTGGCCCAGGCCCTGCACACCCTTTCCCTGGAAAGCCGCCATCCCCTTTTAAAAGAAGCAGCCCGAGGGGTGCGGGAACGGGTGGAAGGGGGCGAGGGCCTGGCCCAGGCCATGGGCGCCTATCCCGAGGTCTTCCCTCCCCTGGTGCGGGCCCTGGTGGGGGCGGCGGAGGTGGGCGGGGCCTTGGAAGTGGTCCTAAGGCGCATCGCCGAGTACCTGGACAAAAGCCACGATCTGCGGGAGAAGGTGCGCACCGCCCTCCTCTACCCCTCCTTCGTGGTGGCGGTCTTGGTTTTGGTGGTGGCGGTGCTACTCCTTTTCGTCATCCCCGTCTTCGCCCGGCTTTACGGGGCGGCGGGGGCGGAGCTTCCCTGGCCCACCCGCTTCCTCATTGGCACCTCCTTCTTCGTGCGGCAAAACGGGCTTTGGCTTCTCCTTCTCCTGGTGGGCCTGGCGTACTTCCTAAGGGCTTACCACCAGACCCCTGGGGGAGCGCGGCTTCTGGATGGGTTCCTCCTCAAGCTTCCCCTGGTGGGGCCCGTCCTGCACAAGGCAGCCATGGCCCGCTTCGCCCGCACCTTGGCTACCCTCTACGAAGGAGGGGTGCTCATCACCCAGGCCCTCGAGGCCACCCGCAACACCCTGGGCAACGCCGCCTTGGCCGAGGCTTTGGACCGGGTTTTAGAACGGGTGGTGCGGGGGGAATCCCTAAGCGCAGCCATGGGCCGGGAACCCCTCTTCCTGCCCATCCTGGTGCGCCTAACCCTGGTGGGGGAAGAGGCGGGAAGTCTGGACCAGATGCTTTACCAGGCCGCCTTCCACCTGGAACGGGAGGTGGATTATGGGGTGAAGCGGCTTTCCTCCAGCATCGAGCCCACCCTCATCCTGGTCCTGGGGGGTATAATGCTCGTGGTCGCCCTAGCGCTGTATCTGCCCCTCTTTGACCTCTCGCGAATCCTGCGCCGATGA
- the pilO gene encoding type 4a pilus biogenesis protein PilO codes for MKLPIWLWFLLPLAVLLWSANTLLSAYRDYQGTRSEAVALEREITALSQRLPQALAEAPLREEELPRLYQGLFRLAEGKGLELHALEPGEAESAGNVRAWRLHFRLQGPYTGVLGFLEALPSLDQPLWVESYALEPSGERAERLALDLTLRVLAP; via the coding sequence ATGAAACTCCCTATTTGGCTTTGGTTCCTCCTGCCCCTGGCGGTCCTCCTCTGGAGCGCCAACACCCTCCTTTCCGCCTACCGGGACTACCAAGGGACAAGAAGCGAAGCGGTGGCTTTGGAAAGAGAGATAACAGCCCTCAGCCAACGCCTTCCCCAGGCCCTGGCCGAAGCTCCCTTGCGGGAAGAGGAGCTTCCCCGCCTCTACCAAGGCCTCTTCCGCCTGGCGGAAGGGAAAGGTCTGGAGCTTCACGCCCTGGAGCCTGGGGAGGCGGAAAGCGCCGGCAACGTCCGGGCCTGGCGGCTTCACTTCCGGCTTCAAGGCCCCTACACCGGGGTTTTGGGCTTTCTCGAGGCCCTCCCCTCCCTGGACCAGCCCCTCTGGGTGGAAAGCTACGCCCTCGAGCCCTCCGGGGAACGGGCAGAGCGCCTGGCCCTAGACCTCACCCTCCGGGTCCTCGCCCCTTAG
- a CDS encoding pseudouridine synthase, which yields MKRERLDRLLARLGLGSRKEVARLVRAGRVSVAKAVVRDPGFPVPQGAEVALDGKPLQVRRHHHVLLHKPQGYVTSRKEGPSVYALLEGFPTRDLSPVGRLDKDTEGLLLFTTHGELLHRLTHPRHKVAKRYLVHLLHPATPEDQKAFAQGLLLDGERLLPAELRLEEDPRWVELVLWEGRFHQVKRMFAARGNRVLYLKRLSLGPLTLGDLPLGAARYLTAEEEEALYRAVGLRGEDPEGEV from the coding sequence ATGAAGAGGGAGCGTCTGGATAGGCTCCTCGCCCGCCTGGGCCTGGGAAGCCGCAAGGAGGTGGCGCGGCTCGTGCGGGCGGGGCGGGTTTCCGTGGCGAAGGCGGTGGTGCGGGACCCGGGTTTCCCCGTGCCTCAGGGGGCGGAGGTGGCCCTGGACGGGAAGCCCCTTCAGGTGCGGCGCCACCACCACGTCCTCCTTCACAAACCCCAAGGTTACGTGACGAGCCGCAAGGAAGGCCCTTCCGTCTATGCCCTCCTGGAGGGCTTTCCCACCCGGGACCTTTCCCCGGTGGGCCGCCTGGACAAGGACACGGAGGGGCTTCTCCTCTTCACCACCCATGGGGAGCTCCTCCACCGCCTCACCCATCCCCGGCACAAGGTGGCCAAGCGTTATCTGGTGCACCTCCTCCACCCGGCCACCCCAGAAGACCAGAAGGCCTTCGCCCAGGGCCTTCTTCTGGATGGGGAAAGGCTACTGCCCGCCGAGCTTCGCCTCGAGGAGGACCCCAGGTGGGTGGAGCTGGTCCTTTGGGAGGGGCGCTTCCACCAGGTGAAGCGCATGTTCGCTGCCCGGGGCAACCGGGTGCTCTACCTGAAGCGGCTTTCCCTAGGCCCCTTAACCCTGGGGGATTTGCCCCTGGGTGCTGCCCGCTACCTCACGGCGGAGGAGGAGGAAGCCCTCTACCGGGCGGTGGGCCTAAGGGGCGAGGACCCGGAGGGTGAGGTCTAG
- a CDS encoding nucleotidyltransferase domain-containing protein: MASEALKARQGVWEELLAEAQEYARRVREALGEAKVYLFGSVARGDFNLASDVDLLVVSPHLPQDPLERLALLQRFNPGRVEAKGLTPEEFARLEAKGALWWLEGAREL, from the coding sequence ATGGCCTCCGAGGCGCTTAAGGCGCGGCAAGGGGTCTGGGAGGAGCTTCTCGCTGAGGCCCAGGAGTACGCTAGGCGGGTGCGGGAAGCCTTGGGGGAGGCCAAGGTGTACCTCTTCGGCTCCGTGGCCCGGGGTGACTTCAACCTGGCGAGCGACGTGGACCTTCTGGTGGTGTCCCCCCACCTCCCCCAGGATCCTTTGGAGCGCCTCGCCCTCCTCCAGCGGTTTAACCCGGGGCGGGTGGAGGCCAAGGGGCTCACCCCGGAGGAGTTTGCCAGGCTGGAGGCTAAGGGGGCCCTTTGGTGGCTGGAAGGGGCCAGGGAGCTATGA
- a CDS encoding HEPN domain-containing protein yields MAPLDWEEFARWLAQARHTLDSATRDLERGDYDWASFKAHQGAEYALKGLLRGLGRPAFGHALLRLVQALRESGVEVGGEVEEAAKGLDLHYIPARYPDAYPEGSPYEYYTEARAKEALEAARKVLVWVEEVWHGLRGA; encoded by the coding sequence ATGGCGCCCTTGGACTGGGAGGAGTTTGCCCGGTGGCTCGCCCAGGCCCGCCACACCCTGGACTCGGCAACGCGGGACCTGGAAAGGGGAGATTACGACTGGGCGAGCTTCAAGGCCCACCAAGGGGCGGAATATGCCCTAAAGGGGCTTCTCCGGGGCTTGGGACGCCCTGCCTTTGGGCATGCTCTCTTGCGCCTGGTGCAGGCCTTGCGGGAGTCGGGGGTGGAGGTGGGTGGGGAGGTGGAGGAGGCCGCCAAGGGGCTGGACCTTCACTACATCCCCGCCCGTTATCCCGACGCCTACCCGGAGGGAAGCCCTTACGAGTACTACACCGAGGCGAGGGCCAAAGAGGCCTTGGAGGCGGCCCGTAAGGTCCTTGTTTGGGTGGAGGAGGTGTGGCATGGCCTCCGAGGCGCTTAA
- a CDS encoding alanyl-tRNA editing protein, translating into MRLYQWDSYATRFQAQVLRAWSDEKGHYAVLSETLFYPESGGQPADTGVLRGAFGEVRVVHAYEEEKAFGDVVHVLSHPVPEGALVEGEIDWERRFRHMQRHTAQHILSQALLRAGGYHTVAVSLDSAVCTVDLEEELEEDKLRQAEALAAFAVYADYPVEAFWVTEEELAQYPLRRPPKVQGRVRLVRIGDFDLAACGGTHLKTSAQAGPIKVLKWERYKGGSRVYFVAGWEALEDYHAKHALLSRLALGFSTNPLDVDKPIQKLQEELYALKGENQALKEALVEALLPRALEDRALLVPAPVLGELAKKLLSWSDKTFLLLSPEGRFALLGPKRMEVLEGLKALGAKGGGKEVVQGALPQEKVAEALDPKRVS; encoded by the coding sequence ATGAGGCTTTACCAGTGGGACAGCTACGCCACCCGGTTCCAGGCCCAGGTCCTAAGGGCCTGGAGCGACGAAAAAGGGCACTACGCCGTGCTTTCGGAAACCCTTTTCTACCCCGAGTCCGGGGGGCAGCCTGCGGACACCGGGGTCCTGCGGGGGGCGTTCGGGGAGGTGCGGGTGGTCCACGCCTACGAGGAGGAAAAGGCCTTCGGGGACGTGGTCCATGTCCTCTCCCACCCCGTCCCCGAAGGGGCCTTGGTGGAGGGGGAGATTGACTGGGAAAGGCGCTTCCGCCACATGCAGCGGCACACCGCCCAACACATCCTCTCCCAAGCCCTCCTCCGGGCCGGGGGGTACCACACCGTGGCCGTGAGCCTGGACTCGGCGGTGTGTACCGTGGACCTCGAGGAGGAACTGGAAGAGGACAAGCTCCGGCAAGCGGAGGCCCTGGCGGCCTTCGCCGTCTACGCCGACTACCCCGTGGAGGCCTTCTGGGTGACGGAGGAGGAGCTGGCCCAATACCCCTTGAGACGCCCCCCCAAGGTGCAGGGTCGGGTACGCCTGGTGCGCATCGGGGACTTCGATCTCGCCGCCTGCGGCGGCACCCACCTCAAGACGAGCGCCCAAGCCGGGCCCATCAAGGTCCTCAAGTGGGAGCGGTACAAGGGGGGAAGCCGGGTCTACTTCGTGGCGGGGTGGGAGGCGTTGGAAGACTACCACGCCAAGCACGCCCTCCTTTCCCGGCTGGCCCTTGGCTTTTCCACCAACCCCTTGGACGTGGACAAGCCCATCCAGAAGCTCCAGGAAGAGCTTTACGCCCTCAAGGGGGAAAACCAGGCCCTAAAGGAAGCCCTGGTGGAGGCCCTACTCCCCCGGGCCCTGGAGGACAGGGCGCTCCTGGTCCCAGCCCCCGTTTTAGGGGAGCTTGCCAAAAAGCTCCTTTCCTGGAGCGACAAGACCTTCCTCCTCCTCTCGCCGGAGGGTCGCTTCGCCCTCTTAGGCCCCAAGCGGATGGAGGTCTTGGAGGGCCTGAAGGCCCTGGGGGCCAAGGGTGGGGGCAAGGAGGTGGTCCAGGGGGCCCTGCCCCAGGAGAAGGTGGCGGAGGCCCTGGACCCTAAGCGGGTAAGCTAG
- a CDS encoding SDR family oxidoreductase, which yields MGLFEGKGVLVTGGARGIGRALVRAFAREGALVALCDLRPEGREVAEEVGGFFVQADLAEERDRVRFVEEAEKALGRIDVLVNNAATAAPGSALTVKLPAWRKVLEVNLTAPMHLSALAARRMQKVGGGAIVNVASVQGLFAEQENAAYNASKGGLVNLTRSLALDLAPLNIRVNAVAPGAIATEAVLEAILLSEDPEKTRRDWEDLHALRRLGQPEEVAEAVLFLASEKASFITGAILPVDGGMTASFMMAGRPV from the coding sequence ATGGGGCTTTTTGAGGGGAAAGGCGTCCTGGTCACCGGGGGCGCCAGGGGGATTGGCCGGGCCCTCGTGCGGGCCTTCGCCCGGGAAGGGGCCTTGGTGGCACTCTGCGACCTCAGGCCCGAGGGGCGGGAGGTGGCGGAGGAGGTGGGCGGGTTTTTCGTCCAGGCGGACCTGGCGGAGGAGAGGGACCGGGTGCGCTTCGTGGAGGAGGCGGAAAAGGCCCTAGGCCGGATCGATGTCCTGGTGAACAACGCCGCCACCGCCGCCCCGGGTTCGGCCCTCACGGTGAAGCTCCCCGCCTGGCGGAAGGTTTTGGAGGTGAACCTCACCGCTCCCATGCACCTTTCCGCCCTGGCCGCCCGCAGGATGCAGAAGGTGGGGGGCGGGGCCATCGTGAACGTGGCCAGCGTCCAAGGGCTCTTCGCCGAGCAGGAAAACGCCGCCTACAACGCCTCCAAGGGGGGCCTGGTGAACCTCACCCGCTCCTTAGCCCTAGACCTCGCCCCCTTAAACATCCGGGTGAACGCCGTGGCCCCTGGGGCCATCGCCACCGAGGCGGTCTTGGAAGCGATCCTGCTCTCCGAAGACCCGGAGAAGACCCGCCGGGACTGGGAGGACCTCCACGCCCTGCGCAGGCTGGGGCAGCCTGAGGAGGTGGCGGAGGCGGTGCTCTTCTTGGCCTCGGAGAAGGCCAGCTTCATCACCGGGGCCATCCTGCCCGTGGACGGGGGGATGACGGCCAGCTTCATGATGGCGGGCCGGCCCGTCTAG